The following are from one region of the Acidobacteriota bacterium genome:
- a CDS encoding DUF839 domain-containing protein yields the protein MNVLQASSLKLGLVVALAAPLAFGQLGIGPITTGVKFAKKHVGHPATTIASGFKLQAVVTGTNVIENPSGPITKFGILTDNTLTEPDENAYLVFDQNPGGPVPGYDYGRHFLFQGHENAGNLAFITRINMDITDKKHRVTLLSPVGTNGLTGFNAIDGSAYLPLANKMLFSQEDGGAIIEANATWPPNVHTLDGIFGNPAFFEGMHPDDQGNLIMCEDLGGTSVNIDPNDPNSPKAARQPNSFVYRFVPTDVTNIDAGGKLQALQVLIDGAPVVFHANDPSGDVFSVNQLRLHTPGTSYIAQWVTVHDTAVDGTTAFNPNALAKAANATPFKRPENFQFLPGSGFQTFFFDATGDTNALAGAVPALAQRGTWGSIFRVDLSTDRNSGTIGIFVLGTAEQSSFDNLTFADAHTLIAAEDRGDGLHTQLNRLDSIWSYTTDGSEPPLRFVALGRDSVSETRGDNEPTGTHVSNGSMDPSQMLGTVDSLVDARGFFTQQHGKNTVYEILREE from the coding sequence ATGAACGTTTTGCAAGCTTCGTCTTTGAAGCTCGGTCTCGTGGTAGCCTTGGCCGCGCCGTTGGCTTTCGGCCAGCTCGGAATTGGACCCATCACAACCGGCGTCAAGTTCGCCAAGAAGCATGTTGGACATCCGGCAACGACCATAGCCAGCGGTTTCAAACTCCAGGCAGTTGTCACCGGCACCAATGTGATCGAGAATCCATCGGGGCCGATCACCAAGTTCGGGATTCTCACGGACAACACGTTGACTGAGCCTGACGAGAACGCCTATCTCGTATTCGACCAGAATCCAGGCGGGCCTGTCCCGGGCTACGACTACGGACGGCACTTTCTGTTTCAGGGACATGAGAACGCGGGGAACCTGGCGTTCATCACCCGCATCAACATGGACATCACGGATAAGAAGCATCGCGTGACGCTCCTGAGCCCGGTAGGCACGAATGGATTGACTGGCTTCAATGCCATCGATGGCTCGGCCTATCTTCCGCTGGCGAACAAGATGCTCTTCTCACAGGAGGACGGCGGAGCAATCATCGAAGCCAATGCTACGTGGCCACCGAATGTCCATACCTTGGACGGAATCTTCGGAAACCCGGCGTTCTTCGAAGGGATGCACCCTGACGATCAGGGAAACCTGATCATGTGTGAGGATCTGGGCGGCACAAGCGTCAACATCGACCCGAACGATCCAAACAGTCCCAAGGCCGCTCGTCAGCCCAACTCGTTCGTGTACCGGTTTGTTCCCACCGATGTCACAAACATCGATGCGGGTGGCAAGCTGCAAGCGCTACAAGTGCTGATCGACGGCGCTCCGGTCGTGTTTCATGCGAACGATCCCTCGGGCGACGTGTTCTCGGTCAACCAGCTCCGCCTCCACACTCCCGGTACGTCGTACATAGCACAATGGGTCACGGTGCATGACACCGCCGTTGACGGAACCACAGCCTTTAACCCGAACGCTTTAGCAAAGGCCGCAAACGCCACACCTTTCAAACGTCCGGAAAACTTCCAGTTCCTGCCCGGTTCCGGCTTCCAAACGTTCTTCTTCGATGCGACCGGGGACACAAACGCGCTGGCGGGTGCGGTTCCAGCTCTGGCGCAACGTGGAACTTGGGGCTCGATCTTCCGGGTTGACCTCAGCACAGATCGCAATAGCGGGACGATCGGGATCTTCGTGCTGGGAACTGCGGAGCAGTCGTCCTTCGACAACCTGACCTTCGCAGACGCTCACACGCTGATCGCAGCCGAAGACCGTGGCGATGGTCTGCATACACAGCTCAACCGGTTGGATTCGATCTGGTCTTACACGACCGACGGGTCGGAACCACCGCTCCGCTTCGTTGCCCTGGGACGTGACAGCGTCTCGGAGACCAGAGGTGACAACGAGCCCACTGGAACTCATGTTTCGAATGGAAGCATGGATCCGAGCCAAATGCTGGGCACCGTTGACAGCTTGGTCGATGCACGCGGTTTCTTCACCCAGCAGCACGGGAAGAACACGGTCTACGAAATCCTGCGCGAAGAATAG
- a CDS encoding FtsX-like permease family protein encodes MNFSRFVTRSAFRNRLRSLLTVASIAFSLLLLSVMLTLWRSFYIDPGAPDSALRIMTRHKVSLANFLPIYYRDKIRGIPGVVHIVPMTWFGGRYIDDKPANFFAQFATDPEEYFDVAADKVMPPEQLEAWKKDRAGCVVDVDLAKKHNWKIGDRITLQGTIFPTNLELTLRGIYKIDPPSSNLYFHAKYLEESVSWFKNSAGFYFTRVDTANHMPDAARSIDAMFHSAPLPTKSESEQAFRLDFIATLGNVKAFILGICGAVTFTMLLVCANTMAMSIRERTREVAVLRTLGFTRERIFKLLLSEALAIALIGGLIGVMSATLIIGLLSRPGIGMPVSMHMTSLTALAVMLVAAFVGLSSAIVPSYRASHLHIVDALRHIG; translated from the coding sequence ATGAACTTTTCCCGGTTTGTCACCCGGTCCGCGTTTCGCAATCGGCTGCGCAGCCTGCTTACTGTTGCTTCGATCGCCTTTTCTCTCCTTCTGCTGAGTGTCATGTTGACGCTTTGGCGCAGCTTCTACATTGACCCGGGAGCGCCGGACTCCGCTCTCCGGATCATGACGCGGCACAAGGTCTCGCTCGCAAATTTTCTACCCATCTATTATCGGGATAAAATCCGCGGAATTCCTGGCGTCGTCCATATTGTTCCCATGACATGGTTTGGCGGCCGGTATATCGACGACAAGCCGGCAAATTTCTTTGCCCAATTCGCAACCGATCCAGAGGAGTATTTTGATGTCGCTGCCGATAAGGTGATGCCGCCCGAACAACTGGAAGCTTGGAAGAAGGATCGCGCCGGTTGTGTGGTCGACGTCGATCTAGCGAAGAAGCATAACTGGAAGATCGGCGACCGGATTACGCTGCAGGGAACGATCTTTCCTACGAACCTCGAGCTCACGCTGCGTGGCATCTACAAAATTGATCCACCGAGCAGCAATCTGTACTTCCATGCTAAGTATCTGGAAGAGTCCGTGTCCTGGTTCAAGAATTCTGCCGGCTTTTATTTCACGCGTGTGGACACCGCGAATCATATGCCGGACGCGGCGCGCTCCATCGATGCCATGTTCCACAGCGCTCCCTTGCCTACCAAGAGCGAGAGCGAACAGGCATTTCGCCTGGATTTCATCGCTACTCTGGGTAACGTGAAGGCCTTTATCCTGGGGATTTGCGGAGCGGTCACGTTCACCATGCTGCTCGTTTGCGCAAACACCATGGCCATGTCAATCCGGGAACGCACGCGCGAAGTGGCTGTACTTCGTACGCTGGGTTTCACGCGCGAGCGGATCTTCAAATTACTGCTCAGCGAAGCGCTGGCAATTGCGTTGATCGGGGGTCTGATTGGAGTGATGTCCGCGACGCTGATCATCGGCCTTCTCTCCCGGCCCGGCATCGGCATGCCGGTGTCGATGCACATGACCAGCCTGACGGCGCTCGCGGTGATGCTGGTCGCAGCCTTCGTAGGATTGTCGAGCGCGATCGTCCCGTCTTACCGAGCGTCGCACCTGCACATCGTCGACGCTTTGCGGCACATCGGATAG